The sequence GGAGAAAGTTTTTGTACACCATGTTACATTTCTCCTTCCAAAACAACAAACtacatatttgttttgtctatacACATTGCTATTTTCATTGAGCAACTCTCAGAGTGAACATTTCAATTCACACACAGTGGCAGAGCAGTGTCTCGCAAGAGTGCCTGAAAAATCATTATCAATGCACACGGCATCATCTTGTGGAGGATAAGAGAATTGACCTGCCATTTTTACTTTGCCTATGAGAAGCCTATCTAAATGGACTTTAGCTGTGAAAACAAAATTAAGTCAGAGTAATCAAGTCCTCAGGCTGACACACATTTGTATGGTGTACTTCAGTTTATACTAATGATAGAGGAAGGGGAATTAAGTATTCAGGTTTCAGGTCACAATAAAGTCCAgcaatgaaaatgttatttgaattacaattgcataaaatacatacattattattagCAGAAAACTTTATACTATTcaattttagtttattttctattttgttttattcttttttatattataaaatatatattgtgtttCTTTTATATATCTTATCATATAAGCTAtaggagttaccctgcactatactcatttttaacagtctcttctgcactatattcacttttaatagttttcttcatctccttgtatttttatatctggtatattttgttttgtactttgtactttgcactactaactttttttactgcctttttactaacatgttttgcactactGGAAATATTTACTACTTTATGTACCTTTGGGTAAATTCATctaaaatacatgttttataatatatttgcCTTTTGGGTGAACATCTGTAATTAGAAACTATAGCTATAACCcagccaacatttgtatgtggggcccatgtgggtagtaaatgggctgaaaaatgggccctatatgggattgtccgCAGGTTCCATAATGGCCCAATGTCAATTGCCCACATGGATTCCATGCAGGAGTACAATGGGTGTTATGTGGACTGGGCAACATACCCAAGACCCATCTTGGTCCCAGCTTTAAGTTCAATGTGGGTACTACATGGGGACTCCATGGGCTGAAATATGTGTTGTAAGagggtttgtccacagtttccatgttggccccatgcactaatttcccagtagtgacccaactagaacccacacaggtagcGTCCTACTTAGTTGatccaagtgggccccagataagatgcccattttgaGCCCATACCCACATGGTACCCCCAacataacccatgtggggcccacataaccatgttggctgggaaAACATGTAgtaaatatatatcattttgaAATGTAGGTATAAGTACAAATTGTCACCGTTATATTTAAGTTTACAGTATCATAGTGTAGGCTAgataatggttaaaatatacaatataatagaTACAATATACCTAGCATTTAATTCAGCTGCTTGTTTGCTATCAGCAAGTTATTCTATGTTTCTAacttcacaacaacaacatacagtTTGTTTATTAACTACAAGTCATCGAGGGTGCTGCTATTCAAAGTAGACATTAAGGTAAACCCCCACTGGAGATGCAGCTAAgtgttaattaataaataataaacaataaagtgTAGTTATACCACAGAAGCTTGAGATCCTCTCCACACTGTTTCCTCTTCGCTCATCAGTGGCTAATGTTTGGTTGCCAAGGGTTACAGGAGTGGGTGGAAACAGACAGACCCGAGAGCCAATCAGGTCGCAGCAGTAAAATGACGCTCTAATGTCGCAAGTTTACCTGAGACatcacgacacacacacacaggtgaggaGTTCACTcacaatacaacacacacacacacacacttccgaAGTCCAACTCCTCTAACTCAAGACTCACACAGTGAAACAACAGTTTGAGTAACgttaagttttttgttttttttaattagaccAAGACATTTTGGACACAAAGCGCGTGACGACAACAGACGACAACAGGTGTATGCAACACGTTGATTAACCAGGTGTGGGACTTTGGTAAGTAACAGGTTAGCCTGTTAGCTCATTTGTTTTCACTACCGTTCACTGTTACATATAGGCTACTCCACAGACAGGATATAGGCCATAATCTGAATTCATACACATGTAATGAATATTTCTGCTAGGTGACAGCAATAGTGGAAGCAGAGCAGAATGTGAGCTGTTGTGTATTAATAATCAATGCTCAGGTACACCTGACTTCATTTACTTCCTGTCCACAGACACTCGTGCATTAGCAATGCAAATGgatttttaagacttttatagacgtactatactatgactatttctTTCgacattatactatgactttttatgactttttccgatctactataatatgatttttatttttttttaattcgatatactatactatgatttttttttaattatttgatatgctatactgacttttcgacatactatactatggcctttttttcgacatactataatatgacctttttttcgacatactatactatggccttttcaattttttttcaaaatactatactatggctttttgattttttcaacacactaatgacttttatttgacatactaaactgtttttttttttttttttaaattcgaaatactattttatgacttttttttacaaaaataattcgacatactgtactgactttttaaaaaaaattgcaatgtgGGAAAAGACAATGGAAGTAGTAGCCTTTTAGAGCTACATATTGATCCTAtatcctgattttttttttttactggtttTCAGTTTCCTTCAAAGGAAATAAAACGAAGAAGAATAACCTATACATTTCCCGGCTGTAATTAAAGGTTTCTCGGGCACACCTGTTCAGTCTAATGCAATCTTTGAAGTGTTTTATGGTCAGGTTTTGTTGATACTGTCTAGTGTGTATTCAACCTTTTTGAGGCCATAGTTCGGAGGGGAAGTGTATTGGATTTCATAATATTGGGAAGTGTTTCTATTCTATCTAGTGTTGTTTCCtttatgtatataaatgtaaaaaaaaaaaaatactctttcAATATAATAAAGTCCAACACTTCAACACCTTCACTAAGGTCTCCAAAAAAATAGTTGAATCACAATATCTTTGACACAGTGTAAACAAATTAAGGAACATTATCAGCATCAAAAGGAAAGGATTTATTGCATGGCAATTGTGTTTGGTTGCTTTACATTTTACAGCTGGACACAATAGTTGACTGTTTTACATTATTGATGCCACCAAGGCTACGCTTAGTTTTTTAAGTTCAAACatgtaaatgtgaaataaaGAGATCAataattttgcatttttgtcctGAAATTTCATTGGTCTCATTATTGTTGTAATGCAAATTTGTATTGCATGTAACTCATTCATATTTGATTGATTGTAGATATGGATGATTCCAGTGACTTGTATGACGGGTACGAGGAAAACGGCTCCCCTCCCTGGGCCGACAACCAACACCAGGTTCTGGAGGAGCTGGACAATGTGGAGAGCCTCAGAAGGAAGATCAAATATTACTTTATGAACCCCTGTGAGAAGTACCACGCTCGCGGCCGAAAACCATGGAAACTCATACTGCAGATCGTCAAAATTGCCATTATTACTATCCAGGTATTAATCTCAGACATGACCTGAACAGATGTTAATTGTGTTGTTTCACCACCCTGATAATAAATGTCTTTTCTCCCCCATCTCAGTTAGTGTCTTTTGGGCTGAGCAACCAAATGGTTGTCAAATTCAGGGAGGAAAATCTGATGGCATTCAAGCACATCTTCTTGAAAGATTATGTTGATGGAGGCATGAATACGTATGCTGTTTACAGACAGACTCATGTTTATGATCACATCGATTACATCATTGAACAGGTAACTGAATGCTCGGATCACCAAGATGGCATGATTTTATTTGTCGGTGTGTCAGTTTATTTTGATCATGTGACTCATTTTCCTTTTGTGTTACTGTAAATCATTGTTAAAATGTTATAACTCTGCGTGCTTACATGACCAAACAACTTAACAAGCTCCCGTGACAAGATGTAGCTCATCATGGGATTGGACTTGGTTCATGTTGTTTGAATTTGTCCTTTTGTTTAGTAGATTTTGACTGCATAAATCTAACCCTAAACTGCTGTAGCCTGACTTTATTATACCTGAGATTTCAATTTTTCATTTCTAGTATGGACATCTGCACAACATCACAGTAGGCAATCACGAATATGAGAAAAATGGTCCTTTCTACAACCCCATGTTAGTGTGTCAGGAGTTCTACAGAAATGGTACCATCTACCCTGGAAATGAGACCTTTGAAATAGATGCCCAAGTGGACACTGGTATGTATGGAAAAACGGAACACTTAACCAGGTTTAACAAGTTTAtttgtttacttgtttttcATTGTCTTTTTCTTATTGTTGTGGCTTGTATCTAATAGAGTGCCATGAAGTTTATCCGATGTATCGACCATCATTGCGGGAAGCACTTCCAGATTTAGAATTGCACTTCAAAAGGTTTGCGCGCAACATTTAGTTATAGTCTTTATCTTAATGCAAAATCATTTTCCTCTCCTGGTTTTATACATGATGTGAAAACCCCTCAGTTAATGCATCTGCTTTGTCTTCCAGGATGATCTTTGTCAAGATCACATTTGTTCTCAAGGCCATAAATTTACAGACAGTGAGACATCGAGAGCTGCCAGACTGCTACGACTTTACTGTTATTGTAAGTCACTTGACTTGTCCTCACGGCTCAGTAAACACTAGTGGATCACATCAGACTTTGTCTTTTAAAAGCAGTGGTATGACACATCTGATCGCTTCACTGCTGCCATAATGGTGACAATTAATCCTTGTGACACTGCACCTGTTGACACACAGCATAGATAGGAGTTCAAATGAAAAGAATCAGTCTGAATCTTGTATGTATTTAATGAAGCTACTGAGGACACAAAACTGAGCAGTCTTAAAGCAAGGCTGTTTGCACACGGCGTcagctacagtatgtatgtagttAAATGTTCTCTTTAAGGCTTGGAAAGTGAATGTTTAGCTATGGGGTTTGACTGTAAGGATGTAATTGTAGTTAAACATGACTCTGGTTAACAGATCACTTTCGACAACCAAGCTCACAGCGGCAGGATAAAGGTTGACCTGGAAACTGATGTAGACATCAATGAGTGCAGAGACTGGAAAGTAACTGGAGCAAGTAAGTTTGCTTAGTTGAATTTAGTATGTACAAATGAATCATCTGCATTGCTTTAAGCTCATGTCCAGGATTCCTGGGATTCATTAAGGCTGCTCTCTAAGCTTGAGAATTTGCTGCTCATAAAATCTGTTTGAAGATGTTCGTCATTTTCAGGTAAGAGTAATTTTAATCTCTCTGTTTCCTCAGCTCCTAGAAACATATACCTGACTGTGCTTTTTGACTGCCTCATCATTATAACATGCATCATCTCCTTCACCCTCTGCACGCGCTCAGTGATCAATGGGATTCAACTGCAATCTGTAAGTTCACTGAACTGACCATAAAGCACAGCAAGTATTTTTGTTTCCCCACTCTGTAGTTTATTTACTCAGACTTAAGAAATGTATGATTAGATAGGTATGATTGTCTGATTCGTTATGGTACTGTATTCATAAAGTGGAGGtaaatcaatgcaaaaaaactTTTACACCCCCCTTAAAATACCGATACTGAAGGATGGAAGTTGGAACTTTTATAATCTTATTTCTTGTTGGTGCTGATTTGTTGGTTTTCCTTTGCTTGATGTGTGAACTGCTTACCGTAGTCAGTGCAagacttttttatgttttatggcatactatactatgacatttttcaaaagactttttttcaacacgctattctatgactttttaattatatactatagtatgacttttttgaataatttttttctgcCATATTATACTATGGCATTTTTAAGAAATTTTTTCAACAtggcatactatgacttttttttttttagacaaactatactgtgatttttttttttgttttgtttttttcaacatactatacaatgatttttccgacatactgtactgcgacattttgacttttcttcgacatgctatactatgacttttcttcgacatgctatactatgactttctttttgatatgctatactatgacttgctTTTCgatttactatactatgacttttcttcgacatactatactatgacttttcttcgacatgctatactatgactttcttttcgatatgctatactatgacttgctTTTCgatttactatactatgattttttttcgacatactatactatgccttctttaaaaaaattgacATACTATGgttttatgaattttttcaacatagtataatatgacttttttttcaatttatatactatgactttttttaacatactatgactttatgatttttttcaacatactatactctgactttttttttggtttgtgtgtgttaacttcagctgtcaaataaatgtagtggagtcaaaagtacaatattttgtctgaattgtagtggagtagaagtatgaatTGAATGGAAATACTAAAGTAAAGAACAAGTATCTCAAATTTTTACCTACATACAGTATTCAAATAAATGAGCTTACATTCTACCCCTGCTATTTgttatgttaaaataaaaaaattggtcacaaataaaaagtactgatGTCTTCCTTACAGAGATTAACAGTACCACCACCTGCATTTCCTTTTGTTGTGAACAGGAGTACACACTATACTGCAAGAACAATTGTGGAAAAGAAGTCTCATGGTCAGACAAGTTGGAGTTTTTGAATGGCTGGTATATCCTGATCATCCTTAGCGACACATTGACCATCATTGGCTCCATTCTCAAGATAGAGATCCAGACTAAGGTAATGG comes from Sebastes fasciatus isolate fSebFas1 chromosome 5, fSebFas1.pri, whole genome shotgun sequence and encodes:
- the mcoln3b gene encoding mucolipin-3 isoform X2 gives rise to the protein MDDSSDLYDGYEENGSPPWADNQHQVLEELDNVESLRRKIKYYFMNPCEKYHARGRKPWKLILQIVKIAIITIQLVSFGLSNQMVVKFREENLMAFKHIFLKDYVDGGMNTYAVYRQTHVYDHIDYIIEQYGHLHNITVGNHEYEKNGPFYNPMLVCQEFYRNGTIYPGNETFEIDAQVDTECHEVYPMYRPSLREALPDLELHFKRMIFVKITFVLKAINLQTVRHRELPDCYDFTVIITFDNQAHSGRIKVDLETDVDINECRDWKVTGATPRNIYLTVLFDCLIIITCIISFTLCTRSVINGIQLQSEYTLYCKNNCGKEVSWSDKLEFLNGWYILIILSDTLTIIGSILKIEIQTKVLTSYDVCSIFLGTGTMFVWIGVIRYMGYFRKYNILILTLRAAFPNVIRFIWCAGIIYLSYCLCGWIVLGPYHEKFRTLNTVSECLFSLINGDDMFTTFKDMKQKSSLVWIFSRVYLYTFVSLFIYMILSLFITIITDTYDTIKQQQSGTPTSELQKFMSVCQDLPNSGMYRLDENKSCFLNCCITRCRKLREGQTSEA
- the mcoln3b gene encoding mucolipin-3 isoform X1 → MDDSSDLYDGYEENGSPPWADNQHQVLEELDNVESLRRKIKYYFMNPCEKYHARGRKPWKLILQIVKIAIITIQLVSFGLSNQMVVKFREENLMAFKHIFLKDYVDGGMNTYAVYRQTHVYDHIDYIIEQYGHLHNITVGNHEYEKNGPFYNPMLVCQEFYRNGTIYPGNETFEIDAQVDTECHEVYPMYRPSLREALPDLELHFKRMIFVKITFVLKAINLQTVRHRELPDCYDFTVIITFDNQAHSGRIKVDLETDVDINECRDWKVTGATPRNIYLTVLFDCLIIITCIISFTLCTRSVINGIQLQSEYTLYCKNNCGKEVSWSDKLEFLNGWYILIILSDTLTIIGSILKIEIQTKVLTSYDVCSIFLGTGTMFVWIGVIRYMGYFRKYNILILTLRAAFPNVIRFIWCAGIIYLSYCLCGWIVLGPYHEKFRTLNTVSECLFSLINGDDMFTTFKDMKQKSSLVWIFSRVYLYTFVSLFIYMILSLFITIITDTYDTIKQQQQSGTPTSELQKFMSVCQDLPNSGMYRLDENKSCFLNCCITRCRKLREGQTSEA